In Kitasatospora gansuensis, a genomic segment contains:
- a CDS encoding FtsX-like permease family protein yields the protein MSLSAWRAALRIARRDALRAKGRSALIIAMIALPVVGVTGADIVARSTQLSPQERGTRLMGTADAYVSTGTQPGWRLVQGAEPTSRNVSVLSQNGPKPTPTPEEQARSAQPLQRLLEQALPADAKLLPVEATTGYHLTSTTYGQGQVQTWGMDLTDPLTAGITTLRQGSWPAAPFEVAATTGFLTDSGLKVGQSTTLKGTTQPLRITAAVEYPGDLKANRLVGRPGELSGLLGALPEQAGLATAPGARDYLVSLPGHAAFSWEAVQQANAFGFTVASRAVLADPPPATAISSSADPEAEQTALRTRTIAATAVGLALLEIVLLAGPAFAVGARRSRRQLGLLAATGGNRAHIRRVVLGGGIVLGGAGALAGVALGGVAALAGRSWLEGRSGARFGHFALNPADLSGIVALGVVTGLLAAVVPAVQAARQPVVAALTGRVTARPPAKWLAVAGALTALAGAAIALSGELSASGSRSVLAGSVLAELGLIACTPLLISLFGRLGRFLPLSPRLALRDSARNRGRTAPAVAAVMAAVAGAVAVLTFQASTDSAARAGYVASAPPGAVVLQAQSVRGTDSLAVSIAKNAAALRTAVEGAVPELGQRADLSALSYGACDSTPGSFCGRVQVVPAPGNDCLAPAGPGGIDLRCARNTPEPDDIRDVISGDPAVLHNLLGVDSPVATKALTDGQVVVLNPGYLQDGKVTLQLTRFGATGPEGNKTSTVSLPGVAVTGTAQAARAVMSPAAAKAAGLLSVDQQSVWRPARALTSAEVQRVTAAALQTGPGKLEVERGYQGGSTNAIALGLAIAASAVAIAAAAIATGLAATDSRGDLATLAAVGATPGIRRRLSAFQCAVVAAMGATIGALAGLVPAAALQRVQNLGIEARFGSGSLKIGSNPLVIPWPELAALVIGLPLLAWLLAAVFTRSRVALTRRTD from the coding sequence ATGAGCCTCTCCGCCTGGCGCGCCGCCCTCCGGATCGCCCGCCGCGACGCACTGCGGGCCAAGGGCCGCAGCGCCCTGATCATCGCCATGATCGCGCTGCCGGTGGTGGGTGTCACCGGCGCGGACATCGTGGCCCGCAGCACCCAGCTCTCCCCGCAGGAGCGCGGCACCCGCCTGATGGGCACCGCCGACGCGTACGTCAGCACCGGTACGCAGCCCGGCTGGCGGCTGGTGCAGGGCGCGGAGCCCACCTCGCGCAACGTCTCCGTGCTGTCCCAGAACGGGCCGAAGCCCACGCCCACCCCCGAGGAACAGGCCCGCAGCGCCCAGCCCTTGCAGCGGCTGCTGGAGCAGGCGCTGCCGGCCGACGCCAAGCTGCTGCCGGTCGAGGCCACCACCGGCTATCACCTGACCAGCACCACGTACGGCCAGGGCCAGGTGCAGACCTGGGGGATGGACCTGACGGACCCGCTGACGGCCGGCATCACCACGCTCCGGCAGGGCAGCTGGCCCGCCGCGCCGTTCGAGGTCGCGGCGACCACCGGTTTCCTGACCGACTCCGGCCTGAAGGTGGGTCAGAGCACCACTCTCAAGGGCACCACCCAGCCGCTCCGGATCACCGCCGCCGTCGAGTACCCGGGTGACCTGAAGGCGAACCGGCTGGTCGGCCGGCCGGGCGAGCTGAGCGGACTGCTCGGTGCCCTGCCGGAGCAGGCCGGCCTGGCCACCGCGCCCGGCGCCCGCGACTACCTGGTCTCGCTGCCCGGTCACGCCGCGTTCAGCTGGGAGGCGGTGCAGCAGGCCAACGCCTTCGGCTTCACGGTGGCGTCGCGGGCCGTGCTCGCCGACCCGCCGCCCGCCACCGCCATCAGCTCCAGCGCCGACCCCGAGGCCGAGCAGACCGCGCTCAGGACCAGGACCATCGCGGCCACCGCGGTCGGTCTCGCGCTGCTGGAGATCGTGCTGCTGGCCGGTCCGGCGTTCGCGGTCGGTGCCCGCCGCTCCCGGCGGCAGCTCGGGCTGCTCGCGGCCACCGGCGGCAACCGGGCGCACATCCGCCGGGTGGTGCTCGGCGGCGGCATCGTGCTCGGCGGCGCGGGTGCGCTGGCGGGTGTGGCGCTCGGCGGGGTCGCCGCGCTGGCCGGGCGGTCCTGGCTGGAGGGCAGGTCAGGGGCCCGGTTCGGGCACTTCGCACTGAACCCCGCCGACCTGTCGGGCATCGTGGCGCTCGGTGTGGTCACCGGCCTGCTGGCCGCGGTCGTACCGGCGGTGCAGGCCGCCCGGCAGCCCGTGGTGGCCGCCCTCACCGGCCGGGTCACCGCCCGGCCTCCGGCCAAGTGGCTGGCCGTCGCCGGTGCGCTGACCGCCCTGGCGGGCGCCGCCATCGCGCTGAGCGGCGAGCTCTCCGCCTCGGGCTCGCGCTCCGTCCTGGCGGGCTCGGTGCTGGCCGAGCTCGGGCTGATCGCCTGCACCCCGCTGCTGATCAGCCTGTTCGGCCGGCTCGGCCGGTTCCTCCCGCTGTCGCCCCGGCTCGCGCTGCGCGACTCGGCCCGCAACCGGGGACGTACCGCCCCGGCGGTCGCCGCCGTGATGGCCGCCGTCGCCGGTGCGGTCGCGGTGCTGACCTTCCAGGCCAGCACCGACTCGGCCGCCAGGGCCGGGTACGTGGCCTCGGCCCCGCCCGGCGCCGTGGTGCTCCAGGCCCAGTCCGTCCGGGGCACCGACAGCCTGGCGGTGTCCATCGCGAAGAACGCCGCCGCGCTGCGGACCGCCGTGGAGGGCGCCGTGCCCGAGCTCGGGCAGCGCGCCGACCTGAGCGCGCTCAGCTACGGGGCGTGCGACAGCACGCCCGGCTCGTTCTGCGGCCGGGTACAGGTGGTCCCGGCGCCCGGGAACGACTGCCTGGCCCCGGCCGGTCCTGGCGGCATCGACCTCCGCTGCGCGCGCAACACCCCCGAGCCCGATGACATCCGGGACGTGATCAGCGGCGATCCGGCCGTGCTGCACAACCTGCTCGGCGTGGACTCGCCCGTCGCCACCAAGGCCCTGACGGACGGTCAGGTGGTCGTCCTGAACCCCGGCTACCTCCAGGACGGCAAGGTCACCCTGCAGCTCACCCGGTTCGGCGCCACCGGCCCCGAGGGCAACAAGACCAGTACGGTCAGCCTGCCGGGGGTGGCCGTGACCGGCACCGCCCAGGCCGCCCGCGCGGTGATGTCACCGGCGGCCGCCAAGGCGGCCGGGCTGCTCTCGGTCGACCAGCAGTCGGTGTGGCGGCCCGCCCGGGCCCTGACCTCGGCCGAGGTGCAGCGCGTCACCGCCGCCGCGCTCCAGACCGGCCCCGGCAAGCTCGAGGTGGAGCGCGGCTACCAGGGCGGTTCCACCAATGCCATCGCGCTGGGGCTCGCCATCGCCGCCTCGGCGGTGGCCATCGCCGCCGCCGCCATCGCCACCGGTCTGGCGGCCACCGACAGCCGGGGTGACCTGGCCACCCTGGCGGCCGTGGGCGCCACCCCGGGCATCCGCCGCCGGCTGTCCGCCTTCCAGTGCGCCGTGGTGGCCGCGATGGGCGCCACCATCGGAGCGCTGGCCGGGCTGGTGCCCGCCGCCGCGCTGCAGCGGGTGCAGAACCTCGGCATCGAGGCCCGGTTCGGCTCGGGTTCGCTCAAGATCGGCAGCAACCCGCTGGTGATCCCGTGGCCGGAGCTGGCCGCGCTGGTGATCGGGCTGCCACTGCTGGCCTGGCTGCTCGCCGCCGTCTTCACCCGCTCCCGGGTGGCGTTGACCCGCCGGACAGACTAG